Proteins from one Nakamurella multipartita DSM 44233 genomic window:
- a CDS encoding sucrase ferredoxin, whose product MQATGRGDPMVGSAFPASRLLLVEQPGPWGRTGLLASRFDTAVAHRLVARLEAAGIRVVAIRRPGRHVADGARRWAAVDCRPDREQVTWGRFDQDRDLLELDVAAVLERPAGRSGEAGTGDTASDQPEYLVCAHGTHDACCAIRGRPVAAALEALRPGRVWECSHVGGDRFAANLLVLPAGLLYGRVQPEQVAGLVEITDRGVVDAGGLRGRVGFGSAEQAAMVLAHQRFPAAGWRDVRVTGADRSDPHRIVVALRVAGTEVRVQVHASQAPPQWLTCQAGAPGRAMVYAPTLLPA is encoded by the coding sequence GTGCAGGCGACGGGGCGCGGGGATCCGATGGTCGGCAGCGCCTTTCCGGCGTCCCGGCTGCTGCTGGTGGAGCAGCCGGGCCCGTGGGGCCGCACCGGGCTGCTCGCGTCCCGATTCGACACCGCCGTGGCGCACCGGCTGGTCGCCCGGCTGGAAGCCGCCGGGATCCGGGTGGTGGCCATCCGCCGGCCGGGCCGGCACGTCGCCGACGGTGCCCGCCGGTGGGCCGCCGTCGATTGCCGCCCGGACCGGGAGCAGGTCACCTGGGGTCGCTTCGACCAGGACCGCGATCTGCTCGAGTTGGACGTGGCCGCCGTGCTGGAGCGGCCGGCCGGCCGGTCCGGCGAGGCCGGAACCGGCGACACAGCATCCGACCAGCCCGAGTATCTGGTCTGCGCCCACGGCACCCACGACGCCTGCTGCGCCATCCGCGGCCGGCCGGTGGCCGCCGCGCTGGAGGCCCTGCGGCCGGGACGGGTCTGGGAGTGCAGCCATGTCGGCGGCGACCGGTTCGCGGCCAACCTGCTGGTGCTGCCGGCCGGCCTGCTCTACGGCCGGGTGCAGCCCGAGCAGGTCGCCGGGCTGGTCGAGATCACCGATCGCGGCGTCGTCGACGCCGGCGGCCTGCGCGGCCGGGTCGGCTTCGGTTCGGCCGAGCAGGCGGCGATGGTGCTGGCCCATCAACGGTTCCCGGCGGCCGGGTGGCGCGACGTGCGCGTCACCGGTGCCGACCGCAGCGACCCGCATCGGATCGTGGTCGCCCTGCGCGTGGCCGGCACCGAGGTGCGGGTGCAGGTGCACGCG